Part of the Candidatus Poribacteria bacterium genome, GCGGTCGCGCTTGCCGCACGCTCCGCGCCGACCTTCACGCGCTCCTCGTTTGCCGGCAGCTTGTGGATCGCCCGGAGGATCGCCTCGATACGCTCGAACGGTTCATCAATTCGCATCTTGCCTGCGGCGTTGTTCAGCGCTCGCTCCATCTCTTGGAGGGCGTCGTCGCCGTCGGGAGTGACGTGCGCGCGCACGAGCCGCTTGGAGCCGCCCTCGACGGGCACCAGCACGGCGCCGCGATGCTCCGGCAGTTGGAAATCATCCGACGGGGCGACCTCCAGACGAGCGACGATACCAGGCGCAGCCATGTGGTCCCACACGCCCGAGAGGCTCGCGTCTTCGACCAGTAGGTAGCGTGGCTTCTGCTCGACCGACGCCCAAAGCGACCTACCAATCGTCGCCGCCATCGCGTCTGTCAGTTGCCCGTCCGGGTGCAGCAGTCGCTGTGTCTCGGATACCTCGACCGGTTCCGTGTAGCGGAACTCGATGGGCAAGCCGCGATGGTTCGTCACCAACAGCCCCGCGACGGAGGCGTTCAGCGACGGGCTCTGGATCCAGGTCAGGTAACCGAAGAGCAGGTCCTGGGTCGGCATGGAGCGTCCTTACTCACTCAGGTGTGGCACTGACAGCAATCGGCGTCATCGGCGCTCGCGCGAATCGCTGCAAGTTTTCCTGCCGTAATGCCTCTGTGTTACTGGCAGCGGTCGGCGTCATCGGCGCTCGCAGGGAGCGCCCTCATCGGTCTCATAGGAACATCGCGCGCAGTCCACCCATGAGCACGCGATAGGGCGATGAGTGGTTACATCATTGGGTGGGAGGCGTCCAAGTATTGAGTCGCGATGAGCCCTTGAGCCTCGATCGCAGACCGGCTAGAGTGCCGCTGCCGTTTGCTGACCCAGGAGGAGCCCATGCGGATCGACCGAATCGACGTCTATCCCGTCTCGTTCCCATTCCTTCGCGAGTTTCGCATCTCGCGCGGGACGGTCGGGTCCGCGCGCGTCGGACGCCCAAGCCTGATCGTCAAGCTGACGACCGACTCGGGGATCGTCGGGTGGGGCGAATCGGTTCCCGTGCGGCAGTGGTCCTACGAGACGGTCGAGTCGGTCTACACGACGCAGAAGACGTACCTGGCTCCCGCCCTGATCGGCGCCGACGTGATGGACGTTGACGGGCTCCACACTCGGATGGATCGCGAAATCGCCCCCGGCTACACGCTGGGACAACCCATAGCGCGAGCCGGAATCGACATCGCCGCTCACGACGCCATCGGGAAGGCGCTTGGCGTGCCGCTCCACGCCTACTGGGGGATCCGGCGCAAGGACTCCCTCGTTCTGTCGTGGACGGTGGCGGTTTCCTCGCTCGATGAGGTGGCGGAGCTCGTGGACGAAGGCAAGTCCAAAGGCTACCGCAACTTCAACGTGAAGGTCGGGCACGAGTCCGATCCGTCCTTCGACGTGACGCTGTGTCGCACGGTGCGCCGACTTGCTCCGGACGGGTTCCTGTGGGCAGATGCGAACGGGGGCTACTCGGTCGAGACCGCGAAACGTCTGGTTCGGACGTTCGCGGACATCGGCGTCGATGTCTTGGAGCAGCCTCTACCGCCGAACGCTTTGAGCGGGTACGTCGAGCTCCAGCGACTGGCGGCGCTGCCGATCACGGTCGATGAAGGTCTCATCACTCCCCGCGACCTGATCGAGATGATCCGGCTCGGGGCGATCAGCGGCGTTGCGATGAAGCCGGCGAGGGTCGGCGGGCTCCGCCCGCAGCGCCGGCTGATCGAGATCGTACAGGACGCCGGCATGCTGTTCTTGGGCAGCGGCTTGACCGATCCGGACATCTCGTTCGCCGCCAGCGTTGCGGTCTACGCCGCGCACGGGCTACAGTATCCTGCAGCCTTGAACGGACCCCAGTTCCTGAGCGCTTCCATAGCAAGCCACGGCGTTCGCATCGACGGCGATGTCGCCCACGTGCCCGACGGACCGGGTCTCGGCGTCGACGTCGATGAGGAGCGCATCCCCGAGCTCGCAATGCCCGCGCTTGGCGGGTGATTTCTCGGATTCCGACACGACCATCGCGGCGAGGACGCGGCATCGGTCTGCCGACAGACCGACAGAGGCGCGCGAACGGGGCTGTCCGCCGCCTCGCTCTGGGTATCTCATCCTATATATAGCCGCTCACGCATAGCCGCCTATCGCATGGAGCCGCAACGCACGGAAGGAGGGCAACGACGATGCCTTGGACCCATCTCGCCAGACCTCGCGTGCTCGCATCGGCGCTCGCGCTCGTGTCACTGATGCCGGGGATGTCCGTTGCGGCGGAGGAGTCGGAGACCGTTCGGCGCACGATGCCGGGCGTCGTCGTGTCTTCGCCGCCCACGATCGACGGCGTGCTGGACGACGCGTGCTGGTCGGAATCTCCCAGCTCGACGGCGTTCACCGATCCGGTGACGCTCCAGCCCGCGACGCAGCAGACGGTCGTGCGGATCGCCTACGATTCGCGCGCCGTGTACGTGGCGTTCGAGGCGTTCGATGCGGAACCGGAGCGGATCGTCGGGCGGAACACCAAGGATCAGGTTCGTCCGCGTGGAGAGGACTACGTCGCGTTCGGGCTCGACCCCTTCCATACGCACCAGTTCGCCGACCGAAACTTCTTCATCATCAACCCGGCTGGAGCGAAGTACGCCCACTTGGCGGCGGGGCGAGCCGAGAAGGCTGAGTGGCTTGGGCTGTGGAAGGCTGTCGCGCGCGTCACGGAGCGCGGTTGGATTGCGGAGATGGAGGTACCGTGGCGCATGCTCGCGTACCCGGAGAGGAGCCAACCCATCGACATCGGGCTGAACTTCGACCGATATCGACAGAGCACCGGCGAGAAATCCTGGTGGTCGAACATCGGGTTGCAGGAGTTCAACGAGCTCGACGGTCATTGGACGGGCGTACTGCCCCCTCCGCGCGAGCGCGACCTGCGCTTCATGCCCTGGGTCTACGCAGGCGTCGGCGGTTCCCGCAGCGATGATATGACCGCGCGTGCCGGGCTCGACGCGCGCTATGCCTTCACACCCCAGTTCACAGTGGTCGGAACCGTGAACCCGGACTTCGAGAACGTCGAGCAGGCGGTGGAAGGCATCGATTTCTCCTACGGCGCGCGCTTCGTCGGTGACCGAAGGCCCTTCTTCCAAGAAGGGAAGACGATACTCGGCTCGGGGTACTACCACTCTCGTCGGATTCCGAACATGGACGCCGGCATCAGCCTGTTCGGAAAGGTGGGGAACCGCTCTTCAGCCGGGGCGCTCGCGACCTACGACGACGGCGGCGAGGCGAACCTGATCGCGCGGGGCACGCGTACGCTGACGGACACGACGAACGTCGGCGTTGTGTTCCTGAGCCATCGCGACGACGACGGAACCAACCTCATCGGAGACGTGAATGGATCGACGCGCTGGAGACGCGTCGTCGTCGGAGTCGACGTCGCCCAGACATGGGACGGCGAGCTCAGGGGACGCCAGGCGCAGGGGAGCATCAGCTTCCGCGGGGACAATCTATCCGTCGAGATCCGTCCGGCGCTGATCGATGCGGACTTCGTCAACCGGCTGGGGTACCACCCCTTCCTGGGTTACCGCGGCGTGCGCGGGCTCGCCTATTACGGTCGGCAATGGCGGTCGGGTCCGATCCGCAGGGCGTCGGCGTTCGCCGGCTTCGAGCGCCAGGACTTCGAGATCGGGACCGTGTTCCGCCGTACCGCTGAATACGGAGCCAACGTGCTGACCCAGAGCGACTACTCGTTGAGGCTGTGGTGGTACGGCGGCAGATACGAGGAGCTTCAGGGCGAGGGCACGCTCGTCACCGATCTCGGCGCGCGGAGCTCGGATGCGTTCACGAACTACGGTGTGAGACACGAATGGGGAACACGGCAGGGCTTGCCATACCGCTCAGAGGGGGTGTACGGCAGCGTGCGGGTCGGTGACGTGTCGTCGAGCGTCAACGCGGCGTTCGTCCGACACGATGTCAGCCGTCGCCAGACGATCTGGACGCTCACCTACGACCGCTCGTCCGCGCTGAGCATCGGCGGTAGGCTCATCTGGCAGGACGACGACATGAACGGCTATCTGGCGATCCGCCGGTCGGGCTACGCTGGCACGGAGTTCTACGTCATCGCGGGCGACCCGAACAGCGCGCGGTTCCGAAGCCGGTACGTCGTCAAGGTCATCCAGGCGTTCTGATGCGTCGGCTACGGAAACAGCGTGTACATGTTCCGTTCGGTGATGATCCCGATGAGGCTCCACAGGCTTCCGGCGAGGAATTGCCCCAGCAGGAACCCCAGGAACAGCGGCATGTACCGGCGGTAGGCTCCGAGGCTGCCCGCCGTCATGATGATCCGCTTGGACGCCCATCCCAGGAAGATCGAGAACCACATCCATCCGATCGCCCATCCGTACCCGACGGCGTACCCGACGGGGTAGAGGGGCCACCAGATGAACGTCCGCTTGAGCGCCGCCAGAAACAGCGTGAAGCCGAACCCGAACAGGATGCGCAGCATGTTCGGGATGTCGGGTCCGCGGGGATTCGTGATCCAGCTCGCCAGGCGTCCGAACTCACCGACTCCCCAGACCGCGAAGCGATGGCGGTAGTAGAGCACAATGTGCAGACCGATGGCGAGGAGACTCCCGGCCACCCCTGCCAACACCATCGAGACGACCAACCGGCGAGTGCTCATCCGAAACGCCGACGCGATCTTGAAGCCCTCGAGCTGATGCGGCATCGGATGGCAGCGGAACCCGTAGGCGAGCCACGAGAAGAGCGTCGTCACGGAGAGATTGTGCGGGCCCAGCACGCGGGTTCCTGCGAACACGGTCATCAGGTAGTCGGGGTGGACGCCGTGGAGCTCGTGGGTCGGCGGACCCAGTTCCGCCCGCATGCGTGTCATGGCGATGGCGCAGAGGAAGTAGATGGTGAAATAGGCTCCCGTCATCCAGTACGAGATGCCTGCTGCGCGGCAGAACAGCAAGATGAACGCGGAACCGAGGACGAGTCCGATGACCGCGAATCGCTCTACGGGTCGGTCCTCGTCGCTGGTCGCGCCGCGCCGGAACGCGCCGACCAGGACTTCCCGGATGTGGCGTCGCGTCGTCCAGATCGCCAGTACGCCGATCGCTACCCAGGCTCCCGCGCGCTGATCGCCCTCCCATCCGGCTCCCTGGGGAACGCCGAACGCCGTGATGAGCACCAACTGGACTTTCCACAGTAGGAAGAAGACCCACAGCGAGAGCGACAAATCGAGTGGCATCAGATAACCAAGACCGACCGCGAACAGGTAGACGTAGATGTAGAGCCCGCCCATGCCGCTCCAGGGCTTTTCGGAGAAAAACGGCGACAGATCGTACTTCATCTGAAGGAACGGAAACGACGGGAACAGGTAGTGGAGCCCCGCCGCTGCTTCGATCACGAACGCGATGGCGAAGCCGGTCCACATCAAGCCGCTGCGGAAGAAGCGATCCGAGTCGCCAATGACCTGAATGGGTATCTGGGCGATTGGGTAGTTCAGCTTCTCGTGCTCGGTCCACTGCTTCTTCACGATGACGTTGATGCAGAGCATCACCAGCAGCAGCACGGACACGAACGCCGACCATGCGAGGAACGGCTTGAGCCACGCGCCGAGGATGTTCGGCTTCCAGAAGGGCCCGCCCTCGTAGTAACCACGCAGCACGTCACGGTTGCCTACGGTCAGCCAGGTCGGGAAGTGCATGTGGAACAGCTCAGCCCACTCGTTCTCCGGTGTGGCGAACCAGTAGCCGTTGCCGATGAGGGGAACCAACTGACGGATGATGTCGTGTCCAGCCAGCGCCGTCGCCACCGACACCATGATGTAGAGCGTGGCGAGCTCGGCTGAGCTGAGCGCTGCTGATGGAGCGAATCGGCGCAGACCCAAGTTGAGCAGCGACAGGGCGAACAGCGTGAAGAGCACCGTCGGGAAGAACGAGAAGTCGGTGAGCTCCCAGACGACCCGGTTCTCGGCTGAGATGATCCAGAAGCAGTTGGCGAAGATGAGCAGGGAACCAACGAGCAAGACACGGAATCCGAATCTGAGAGCGGACGTCGTGTCGGGTGCTGCTCGCGCCGGCTTGTGTCTGTGGGAGTCCATGGCACCTCGGATCTCAGCGGACGACCATTCTAGCCGGTTCCCGCCCCTGCGTCCACGTCCGTGCGGCGCGCGCTCGGCTCTTGACACGTCCTGCACGCGAGCCTAGACTCCGGGCGACCGCTCGGGAGGAACACCGTTGCGCCGCCATCTGACGCGATTGCCCGCTGCATTCGCTTTGGTCGCTGCCCTGTCTGGCTGCTCCGGAGCTCTCAAGACGCTCTTTGCGCCTCAGGAGCTCAGCGACAACTACGCGCAGACACCTGGGACGACTGCCGTCTACAACTGGCAGGGCGTCTCGACCCCAGCGCCGGCGATCATCGACGGTGACGCTGCAACGTTCGAAGAGATGAGCCGCGAAATCGAGGTGCGACTGCCGGAGCCTCGTCCGATCCGCCGGATCGTCATACGCAACACCAACTTCGAGGATGTCATCGTCTACGTGGGAGGCCCGGGCGGCGAAGGCGACTGGAAGATACAGACGCAGATCCGTCAGAACAAAAACACCACGATCACGATACCGCTGTCGCTGATGACCGACCGCATCCGGTTCCGAATCGGCGGTACGCTCGACGACTCTATCGGACCCGCGCAACCGATCATCGTCGAGGGTATTGAGATTCGGCGCTCGACGCTCCACCAGGCGCGCCCGAAGGCAGGCGAGGTGGAGATCTACGGGTTTCGCACCAAGCGCGAGGCAGACGACGTTTTCTAGGAAGACTTCGGACAGATCGCCATGCCGACTGACCCTTGGAACAAGTTCCACTTCCCTGCCACCATCGAGTGCGGGGCCGGGTGCGCACTCGCCGTGGGAAGGCGCATCCGTCGCATCGAGGCTGAGCGACCTCTGGTCGTATCCGATCCGGGAGTTGTTCAGGCACATCTGGTGGCTCCCATCATCGACGCGCTGGAGCGAGCCGGATGCCAGCCGACGCTGTTCAGCGACATCCGACCCAACCCCACCGACAAGAACGTCTACGCCGGCTCGGTGCGCTACCGCGAAGGGCACTGCGACAGCATCGTCGCGGTGGGAGGCGGCAGCGTGATGGACGCTGCGAAGGCGATCCGCATTCTGGTCTCACATCCGAATGCGCTCCCGGAGCTCTACGCCGATGCTGGCGGAGTCGAGCGGATCAGCCGACCGATGCCACGCCTGATCTGCATACCGACGACGGCAGGAACCGGCAGTGAAGTGTCGCGCGGAGCGGTGATCACGGACACCTCCGAAGGACGCAAGCGAGTTGTCCTCCATCCGCGGATGTCTGCCACGATCGCTCTGCTCGACCCGAACATGACGGTACATCTTCCGAAGTTCCTGACGGCGGCGACCGGCGCAGATGCCTTCGCTCACTGCGTCGAAGGCTACTCGGCGAAGGGCTACCACCCGATTGCGGAAGGGATTGCGCTCCAAGGGATCCGTACCGTCGTCGAAAACCTGCCGGTCGTCGTGGAGGAACCGTCGAACATCGAGGCGCGCGGCAGGATGCTGCTGGCAGCCTCGATGGGAGCGCTCGCGATACAGCGAGGGGCTGGCGCCGCGCACGCGCTCTCGCACCCGTTGTCCCACGTCAGCGGGATTCACCACGGTATGGCGAGTGCCATCGTGCTCCCAGCGGTCGTGCGCTTCAACCTAGCTGAAGTCCCTGCGCGCCTGGCGCAGATCGCATACGCCATGGGCGTCGATCCTTGCAGTCACGGACCGGAAGCGGCAGCGGAAGCATTGAGCCAGAGGATCTCAGACTTGCTCGCGCGGCTCGGCTTGCCTCTCCGCCTGCGAGACGCCGGCGTGCGACGCGAAGACCTTCCCTCCCTAGCAGCGGCAGCAGCTCGCGACGACAGCCACCGAACGAATCCGCGAACCTGTGCCGAAGCCGACCTGTTGTCGCTCTACGAAGAGGTGTACTAGACGTGGAAGGCGGAGGCTCGACGATCGTCGTGACAACGCCCTCGCGACTCCACCTCGGCTTGATCGATCTGCACGGCGGCGAAGGACGGGTTGACGGCAGTGTAGGACTCGCCCTGTCGGAGCCTTGCTTCGAGCTTCGGCTCACGCGCTCGCAGACCGTTCGGATCGACGCAGACCCGATCTACCATCCGCGCATCGGAGCTGTCGTCGCTCGCGCCCGGGAACGTTGGGGCATCGGACCGGCAGCCGTCCGAGTCATCCAGTCGATTCCATCCCATGCCGGGCTCGGGTCGGGAACCCAGTTGACATTGGGCGTTCTCGCCGCTCTCTCGGAGCTCAATGGCGTCGGAGCCACGCACGACGACATCGTCGCGCTGTCGGGGCGAGGCGGCACGTCGGGCATCGGCGCTCACGCGTTCTGTGCCGGCGGATTCCTGATCGACGGCGGTCACCGGTTCCCCCAGTCCAAGGCGACGTTCCTGCCGTCGGCGGCGTCGGCATCGGCGGGATTGGGCCCGCTTCTCTGGCGGCAGGACTTCCCGGCGTGGGATATCGTCATCGCGACTCCTCACGGAAGGCACGTGTCGGGCGAGGAGGAGATTCGGCTGTTCCAGACGCTGTGTCCGATCCCCGAAGCGGATGTCGGAGCGGCGTGCCGAAGCCTGGTCATGGGGATGATGCCCGCTCTGGTCGAGCAAGACCTCGCGTCGTTCGGAGCGGCTCTGGAGCGGTTCCAGTCTGTCGGATGGAAGCGGATCGAGATCGACGCCCAAGACGAGCTGGTTCGTGATATGATGGGCGCGATGAGATCGCATGGCGGCTGCGGCGTGGCGATGAGCAGTTGGGGTCCGACCGTCGTGGCGTTCACCACGGATGGGCTTCGGCTGGCAGATGTGGCACGACGATGGCTGTCACGGCGCAACCTTGGAGGAACCGTCGTGGGGACGCGGGCTCGCAACACGGGAGCCACCATCGAGCGACGGGATTGAGATCTGCTGGATCGCCGTCGAATGTGGGGTGGGATCGCAATGGATACGCTGTTCGTCCCAGAAACCGTGCCGGAGGAATGGGCGGCGCTCGCCGACCGAGCGACGCAAGGCGGTGGCGTGTTCGTGCTGATTGCCGGCATGGATTCTGGCAAGAGCACGCTCGGGCGGTACCTAGCGCGCGCCGCGCTAGCCAGGCAGCTCATTGTCGGCTTCATCGATTCCGACATAGGCCAATCCGTGATCGGGCCCCCGACGACGATCGGCCTCAAGATTCTACAGGAATCGACGGACGAGCTCAGCGCCGCCCCGGACGCGCTCTACTTCGTCGGCGCCACGTCGCCTGCGAATGTGCGAATCGAAATGGTCGTCGGAACAAGACGCCTTGCGGACTTCGCGCGCCGGCGGGGAGTGGACGTGCTCATCGTCGACACGACGGGTCTCGTCGAGGGCTCTTCCGGCTACCTGCTCAAGGCGCACAAGATCGAGTGCCTCCGTCCCGCGCAGGTGGTGGCGATCGAGCCGTCCCCGGAGTCCGACACGCTCCGGCATATTCTCGACGCGTTCGAGGGGCAGTCGGATATCGTGATCCATCGGCTGGCACGTCGTCCAGAGGCGCAACGCCGAAACCCGAATGTCAGACGAAGTTTCCGGGACGAGAAGCTGCGGGAATACTTCTCGAACGCGACCGAGTTCACTTTGCCCGCCAGCAGCGTCGTGATGAGTGGAGAGGCGCTGACCCAGGACAACCACGAGCCCAGCCGCTTCAAGGACGTCCTGATCGCCTTCCTCGACCGTCGCGGCTTTGCGTCGGGCCTCGGCATCCTACGCGAGTGGGACGCCGCGAAGGAAACGCTGCGCGTGCTGGCTCCGGCTGATTTCACGGGCAGTGGGCTGCGGATACGCGTCAGCCTGTTCCACCCTTACCAGCCGTAGCGGCTCGGGCCCCACGGCTTGGTGATGAGTTCCTGCTTGGCGAGGAGCAGTGTTCCGCTGGGCACGTCCTCGTAGCAGATGACGCCGGGACCCACACACGAATACGAACCCACCTTGACGCCTGGCATGAGCATCGCGTTCACGCCGGTTCGACAGAAGTCGCCCATGTAGGTGGCGTCTGCCCCATGTGAGGGCGTCTCCGTGCGTCCGCCGATCCGATGGGGCGTGTCCCGGTCGTCGAACCGCAGCGTGCCGCAGACGCTCGCAGCGCCGATGTCCGTCGCCTCGCCGAACACGCCGGACATCTCGCAGTAGTGGTACAGATACACCTTGTCGAACAGCACGCCGCTGAACTCCGCCCCATGTCCGATGATGCACCGGTTGCCGACCACGGATCGACCGCCGACGTCGCAGTAGTCGCTGATGCGGCAGTGGTTCCCGATGACGAAACCACCGTGGAGGATCGCCCCGTTGGTGATCTGGCAGTTGCCCCCGACGATGGCGTTGCCTCGCAGCACGACGCGCTTGCCGATGGTCGTGTTAGACCCGACGACCACGTGCCCGGTGATGTCGGCTCCATCGGAGATGCGCGCTCCGTCGGCGACCACGTCCGTATGGAGCTGACTGGTGAGATGCTCGACCATGCGGGCGTTGGCTTCCAGGACATGCCACGGCTTGTCGATATCGACGAAGAATCCCATCGTCTCCGACGCGAACACGTCCACATGATCGTCGATGAGAACCTGGATCGAGCCGGCGACTTCCGATTCTGCGGGCGGCATGCCTCCCACGTCGACGCGCGTCGCGATGCCCGGGTTGCGCGCAAGCGCCGGCAATGCGTGAGCCTGAAACGCGTACACGCCGCACAGGCGGTGCGAACCGCCTCGCGGGTGACCGGTCACCTGGGTGACGAGCCCGCCTGAGGTCGCAGCACAGATCCAGCTCCCGGGCTCCTCCTCGCCGAGTCGGTTCAGCAGAACACCGGCTAGAGCGCCGCTGTTCCCGAACTCGGTGACGAAGCGCCGGAGGTCCTCCGTCGTCAGCACGATGTCGCCGTAGACGACGAGCAGCGGCTCGCGTTCCGCGCAGGTTTCAGCGGCGGCGTACGCGGCGGCGGCGGTTCCATCGAGCGTCGTCTGCGTGACGAAGCGCACACCAGGCAGGTCCGCCGTCGCGCCCATCACCTGCTGCTTCCGATGCCCGACGGCGACGACGATCTCCGTCACACCGATCTCGATCAGGCTGAGGCATAGCCGTCGCACTGCCGGAACGTTGGCAATCGGCAGTACGCACTTCTGGCGCACGTCTCCGTACGGGAAGCACTTGCTGCCGCGACCCGCCGCGAGCACGATGGCTCGTCGAATCATGTCTGTTCCCGTCGATCAGGAGGTATAGAGCCGCTTGACGCGCCTACCCAGTCCAGTGAGCACGTCGTAGGAGATGGTGTCGCCCCACGCCGCCAGTTCGTCAGCGGAGATGCAACCGTCGCCGTCGCGACCGATGAGCGTCGCTGTATCGCCGTACGACGTATCCGGGATGTCGGTCACATCGCAGACAATGGTGTCCATACATACAGAGCCCAGGATGGGAGCGCGCCGACCTCGGATCAGCACGGATCCGCGATTGGACGCGACACGCGGATAGCCGTCCGTGTAGCCCACCGAGACGGTCGCGATGCGCCTGGCGGTTTGAGCGATGAAGCGGCGGTTGTAGGACACCGACTCGCCGGCAGCCAGGTCTGCGACGCGGCATACCCGAGCTCGCCAGGTCAACGCCGGCGACAACGCAATGGGATGAGCTGACTCGGCGCTAGGATAGACTCCATACAGACCGATCCCGATGCGCGACGCATCGAAGCGCATCTCCGGGAAGTTCAGCGCGGTTGCCGTGTTGCCGACGTGCCGCAGCAAGCCGGGTCGCGCGTGTCTGGAAGCCACGTCGAGGAAGCGGCGCCGTTGCACGTCGGTGAACGGATCGTCGGGCTCGTCGGCGCTGGCGAAGTGCGTCCACAGCCCCGCCAGGGCGATGGACGCGTTCGAATCGCAGACGCTGATGAGCTCGGCGACCTGATCGGGCGCGGCTCCATAACGGTTCATTCCCGTGTTGACCTTGACATGCACCCGCGCGACGCGGCGAGCCCGAGTCGCCGCATCTGCGACGAGGCAAAGCTCCTCACGCGAGGAGATGGTGATGGACGCATCGACAGCGATCGCCGGTTCCGCCGCATCGGGCGTCAGCGAGTAGAGCAGCAGGATCGGTTGCTCGACGCCTGAGTCGCGGAGCTCGGCAGCCTCTTCGGGCGACGCGACGGCGTAAGCGTCGGCAAGAGAGCCGAGGGCGCCAGACACACGAACGGCGCCGTGTCCGTAGCCGTCCGCCTTGATGACGGCGATGAGCGCAGACCCTTGCAGAAGGCTGCGGAACGCTCTCGCGTTCGCCCGGATCGCCGACAGATCGACTTCCGCCCACGTTCTCATTCCCGGCCTCGTTGGCTTCCTGCAAGCAAGAACGGCAAATTCGACGACTGTGTTCCAGATGGGTGCCGGGAGTGATAGACTGTGCGAACTACTTGCACAAACGCCGAGCCAGCCGATGGTCTTCGGTGGCTTGGCGAGTAAGCCTTGGTTTGTCATGGACAGGGAGGCGCTGATGCGATCCGCTCGGCGACACCGGATACTGCCGTGGGTGAGTGTGATCGGATTGGTGTTAGCCGTCGTGTCGGTTGGCGGCTGCGCCGGCAAGAAGGTCGTGCCCGTCGTGCACGAAGGGACGTCGGCTTCGGTTGAGCCGGCTGAGGCGACCGCCGATCCGTCGGTGCCCCTCTCGCACACCGAGACGCCAGCCGTCGCGCAACGTGAAGACGTTGTCGAGACTATTGCGGTTGTTGGCAACGAGGTGGGACAACGGGCGCCCGAATTCGCGCTACGGAACGCCGCAGGGGAACCGGTGAGCCTTTCGGACTACGGAGGGAAACCCCTCGTGGTGGTCTTCTACCGTGGATTCTGGTGAGGGATCTGCATGGAGCAGCTCGGCGAGCTGCAAGAAGCGTTGCCGCGTATCGCAGGCGAAGGAGCGAACCTCATCGCGATCGCTGTGGATAGTCCATCCCAGAACAAGAAGGTGATGGCTGACCACAAGCTCGCGTATCCCGTGCTCAGCGATCCGAAGAGGAAGGCGGTCGTTGCCTACGGTGTGCTCGACCCGGAGAGTAACCCGTTCACGAACCCCGGGTCCCACGCCAACATCGCGCGACCTGCTACGTTCGTCATCGATGGGGGGGGCGTCATCCGATGGAAGCACGTCGGAACGAGCACCAGCGACCGTCCGAGCGTGGCGACCATCATCTCTCAACTGAGGTCGGTCGCCGGGATATAGCCGCCGGCTACCGACGGATGCCGGCTTCTCGCAGCAGCATTCCGTTCGCGGCTCGGAGGGTGTACGAGATCGTGTCGCTCGGATGCCCGTGCTCTGTCCGC contains:
- the alr gene encoding alanine racemase, with the protein product MTNQGLLAKPPKTIGWLGVCASSSHSLSLPAPIWNTVVEFAVLACRKPTRPGMRTWAEVDLSAIRANARAFRSLLQGSALIAVIKADGYGHGAVRVSGALGSLADAYAVASPEEAAELRDSGVEQPILLLYSLTPDAAEPAIAVDASITISSREELCLVADAATRARRVARVHVKVNTGMNRYGAAPDQVAELISVCDSNASIALAGLWTHFASADEPDDPFTDVQRRRFLDVASRHARPGLLRHVGNTATALNFPEMRFDASRIGIGLYGVYPSAESAHPIALSPALTWRARVCRVADLAAGESVSYNRRFIAQTARRIATVSVGYTDGYPRVASNRGSVLIRGRRAPILGSVCMDTIVCDVTDIPDTSYGDTATLIGRDGDGCISADELAAWGDTISYDVLTGLGRRVKRLYTS
- a CDS encoding redoxin domain-containing protein → MTAMSADPCRRLRNALAFARIADRSTSAHVLIPGLVGFLQARTANSTTVFQMGAGSDRLCELLAQTPSQPMVFGGLASKPWFVMDREALMRSARRHRILPWVSVIGLVLAVVSVGGCAGKKVVPVVHEGTSASVEPAEATADPSVPLSHTETPAVAQREDVVETIAVVGNEVGQRAPEFALRNAAGEPVSLSDYGGKPLVVVFYRGFW
- a CDS encoding redoxin domain-containing protein, whose product is MEQLGELQEALPRIAGEGANLIAIAVDSPSQNKKVMADHKLAYPVLSDPKRKAVVAYGVLDPESNPFTNPGSHANIARPATFVIDGGGVIRWKHVGTSTSDRPSVATIISQLRSVAGI